One stretch of Streptomyces sp. 135 DNA includes these proteins:
- a CDS encoding dipeptidase, producing the protein MSETPDSAVRTYIENHRAAFLDDLAEWLRIPSVSAQPDHAGDVRRSAEWLAARLKETGFPTAEVWETAGAPAVFAEWPSDDPQVPTVLVYGHHDVQPAAREDGWHTDPFEPVVQGNRLHARGAADDKGQVFFHTLGVRAHLAATGRTTPAVNLKLLVEGEEESGSPHFRELVEAHKDRIAADAVIVSDTGMWSEDTPTVCTGMRGLAECEIELHGPDQDIHSGSFGGAVPNPATEVARLVAALHDEHARVAIPGFYEGITELTDAERALFAELPFDEERWLRTAKSHGAHGEAGYTTLERIWARPTAEVNGIGGGYQGAGSKTIIPSSALVKLSFRLVAGQDPDRLEEAVRAWVAATVPAGIRHTVTFSPGTRPCLTPLDHPALQSVVRAMGRAFEQPILFTREGGSGPAADLQDVLAAPVLFLGISVPSDGWHAPNEKVEIDLLLKGVETTAYLWGDLAENWRDARAR; encoded by the coding sequence ATGAGCGAGACACCGGACAGCGCCGTCCGCACGTACATCGAGAACCACCGTGCCGCCTTCCTCGACGACCTCGCCGAGTGGCTGCGCATCCCGTCCGTGTCGGCCCAGCCCGACCACGCCGGGGACGTGCGCCGCAGCGCCGAGTGGCTCGCCGCTCGCCTCAAGGAGACCGGCTTCCCGACGGCGGAGGTCTGGGAGACCGCGGGGGCGCCCGCCGTCTTCGCCGAGTGGCCCTCGGACGACCCGCAGGTGCCCACCGTGCTCGTCTACGGCCACCACGACGTCCAGCCCGCGGCCCGCGAGGACGGCTGGCACACCGACCCCTTCGAGCCCGTCGTCCAGGGAAACCGCCTCCACGCGCGCGGGGCAGCCGACGACAAGGGCCAGGTCTTCTTCCACACCCTCGGTGTCCGCGCCCACCTGGCCGCGACGGGCCGCACCACCCCGGCCGTGAATCTGAAGCTGCTCGTCGAGGGCGAGGAGGAGTCCGGCTCCCCGCACTTCCGGGAGCTCGTCGAGGCCCACAAGGACCGCATCGCCGCCGACGCGGTGATCGTCTCCGACACCGGCATGTGGTCGGAGGACACCCCGACCGTCTGCACCGGCATGCGCGGCCTCGCCGAGTGCGAGATCGAGCTGCACGGCCCCGACCAGGACATCCACTCCGGCTCCTTCGGCGGCGCCGTGCCCAACCCCGCCACCGAGGTCGCCCGCCTGGTCGCCGCCCTCCACGACGAGCACGCGCGCGTGGCGATCCCCGGCTTCTACGAAGGCATCACGGAACTCACCGACGCGGAGCGCGCGCTCTTCGCCGAGCTGCCCTTCGACGAGGAGCGCTGGCTGCGTACGGCCAAGTCGCACGGCGCCCACGGAGAGGCCGGGTACACCACCCTGGAGCGCATCTGGGCCCGCCCCACGGCCGAGGTCAACGGCATCGGCGGCGGCTACCAGGGAGCGGGCAGCAAGACGATCATCCCGTCGTCCGCCCTCGTGAAGCTCTCCTTCCGGCTGGTCGCGGGCCAGGACCCGGACCGGCTGGAGGAGGCCGTGCGCGCCTGGGTGGCGGCCACCGTGCCCGCCGGGATCCGGCACACCGTCACCTTCAGCCCCGGCACCCGCCCGTGCCTGACCCCGCTGGACCACCCGGCCCTCCAGTCCGTGGTCCGCGCGATGGGCCGCGCCTTCGAGCAGCCGATCCTCTTCACGCGCGAGGGCGGCTCGGGGCCGGCCGCCGACCTCCAGGACGTCCTCGCCGCACCCGTGCTCTTCCTCGGCATCTCCGTCCCGTCCGACGGGTGGCACGCGCCGAACGAGAAGGTCGAGATCGACCTGCTCCTCAAGGGCGTCGAGACGACCGCCTACCTGTGGGGCGACCTCGCGGAGAACTGGCGCGACGCCCGTGCCCGCTGA
- the nudC gene encoding NAD(+) diphosphatase, whose amino-acid sequence MTTWTDRTADRPVSLTAPSGIDRAAHHRMDEAWLAAAWSHPTTRVFVVSGGQVLIDETPEGRTELLMTPAFEAPLTEEHRYFLGTDDDGVSYFALQKDTLPGRMDQSARPAGLREAGLLLSPRDAGLMVHAVALENWQRLHRFCSRCGERTVIAAAGHIRRCQACGAEHYPRTDPAVIMAVRDSEDRILLGRQVHWPEGRFSTLAGFVEPGESIEQSVRREVFEEAGVTVGDVEYVASQPWPFPSSLMLGFMADAISSEINVDGEEIHEARWFSREELRAAFESGEVLPPYGISIAARLIELWYGKPLPKPGTVG is encoded by the coding sequence GTGACCACCTGGACCGACCGCACCGCAGACCGCCCCGTCTCGCTGACCGCGCCGAGCGGCATCGACCGCGCGGCGCACCACCGCATGGACGAGGCGTGGCTCGCCGCCGCCTGGAGCCACCCGACGACCCGGGTCTTCGTGGTGTCCGGCGGTCAGGTGCTCATCGACGAGACCCCCGAGGGCCGCACCGAGCTGCTGATGACCCCGGCCTTCGAGGCGCCGCTCACCGAGGAGCACCGCTACTTCCTGGGCACGGACGACGACGGCGTCAGCTACTTCGCGCTCCAGAAGGACACGCTGCCGGGCCGCATGGACCAGTCGGCGCGCCCCGCGGGACTGCGCGAGGCGGGCCTGCTGCTCTCGCCCCGGGACGCGGGCCTGATGGTGCACGCAGTCGCCCTGGAGAACTGGCAGCGTCTGCACCGCTTCTGCTCGCGCTGCGGCGAGCGCACCGTCATCGCCGCGGCGGGCCACATCCGCCGCTGCCAGGCGTGCGGCGCCGAGCACTACCCGCGCACGGACCCCGCCGTGATCATGGCGGTCCGGGACAGCGAGGACCGCATCCTCCTCGGCCGGCAGGTGCACTGGCCCGAGGGGCGCTTCTCGACCCTCGCCGGCTTCGTCGAGCCGGGGGAGTCCATCGAGCAGTCGGTGCGCCGCGAGGTCTTCGAGGAGGCGGGCGTCACGGTCGGCGACGTAGAGTACGTCGCGAGCCAGCCCTGGCCGTTCCCCTCCAGCCTGATGCTGGGCTTCATGGCCGACGCGATCTCTTCGGAGATCAACGTCGACGGTGAGGAGATTCACGAGGCCCGCTGGTTCTCCCGGGAAGAGCTGCGGGCCGCATTCGAGTCCGGGGAGGTCCTGCCTCCCTACGGCATCTCGATTGCGGCCCGGCTGATCGAACTCTGGTACGGCAAGCCCCTGCCGAAGCCGGGGACCGTGGGCTGA
- a CDS encoding mycoredoxin: MPGTVTMYSTTWCGYCRRLKGQMDREGIAYTEINIEQDPDSAAFVEKANGGNQTVPTVLFPDGSTLTNPSLAQVKQKLGA, from the coding sequence ATGCCGGGCACTGTGACGATGTACAGCACCACGTGGTGCGGCTACTGCCGCCGCCTCAAGGGCCAGATGGACCGCGAGGGCATCGCGTACACCGAGATCAACATCGAGCAGGACCCGGACTCGGCGGCCTTCGTCGAGAAGGCGAACGGCGGAAACCAGACGGTTCCCACCGTTCTCTTCCCGGACGGTTCGACGCTCACGAACCCTTCGCTGGCGCAGGTCAAGCAGAAGCTTGGTGCCTGA
- a CDS encoding ATP-dependent DNA helicase UvrD2, with translation MTSATRSTLFPQIPDSADAVLAGLDPEQREVATALHGPVCVLAGAGTGKTRAITHRIAYGVRAGILQPASVLAVTFTNRAAGEMRGRLRQLGASGVQARTFHSAALRQLQFFWPKAVGGSLPRIVDRKIKLVADAAAACRIRLDRNELRDLTSEIEWSKVTQTVPSDYAAAAAKSGRDVPRDPAEIAQLYAAYEDLKRDRAVIDFEDVLLLAVGILQDRHDIAEQVRAQYQHFVVDEYQDVSPLQQRLLELWLGDRDSLCVVGDASQTIYSFTGATPDHLLNFRTRHPGATVVKLVRDYRSTPQVVHLANGLLSQARGRAADHRLELISQRDPGTEPVYTEYADEPAEAEGAARRIRALLADGVPASEIAVLFRTNSQSEIYEQALADAGVPYQLRGAERFFERTEVREAGAALRGAARFGGNDALLDDVVDLPSQVRAVLSTKGWTSQPPAGSGAARDRWESLAALVRLAEDFVRAKPEATLADLVAELDERANAQHAPTVEGVTLASLHAAKGLEWDAVFLVGLAEGMMPITYAKTDEQIEEERRLLYVGVTRARVHLSLSWALSRSPGGRPNRRPSRFLDGLRPGSGAGAAGRAAGGGPGGVERGSAGEYGGPAVGRRQRKSRTPARCRVCGRTLTDAGEMKLMRCEDCPSDMDEGLYERLREWRSDQARQLGQPAYCVFTDKTLIAIAEAVPDDEGELARIPGVGVRKFHRFGAEVLAICAGQERVRGAEEE, from the coding sequence GTGACATCAGCAACGCGCTCCACCCTCTTCCCGCAGATCCCGGACTCTGCCGACGCGGTGCTCGCCGGGCTCGACCCCGAGCAGCGCGAGGTGGCCACCGCCCTGCACGGGCCGGTGTGCGTCCTCGCGGGCGCCGGCACCGGCAAGACACGGGCGATCACCCACCGGATCGCCTATGGGGTGCGTGCCGGAATCCTCCAGCCCGCCAGCGTGCTGGCCGTCACGTTCACCAACCGCGCCGCGGGCGAGATGCGCGGCCGCCTGCGCCAGCTCGGCGCCTCCGGCGTCCAGGCCCGCACGTTCCACTCCGCGGCCCTGCGTCAGCTCCAGTTCTTCTGGCCGAAAGCAGTCGGTGGGTCCCTGCCCAGGATCGTCGACCGCAAGATCAAGCTCGTCGCGGACGCGGCCGCCGCCTGCCGCATCCGCCTGGACCGCAATGAGCTGCGGGACCTGACCAGCGAGATCGAGTGGTCCAAGGTCACCCAGACCGTCCCCTCGGACTACGCCGCGGCAGCCGCCAAGTCCGGCCGCGACGTCCCGCGCGACCCCGCCGAGATCGCCCAGCTCTACGCGGCGTACGAGGACCTCAAGCGTGACCGCGCGGTCATCGACTTCGAGGACGTCCTGCTCCTCGCCGTCGGCATCCTCCAGGACCGGCATGACATCGCCGAGCAGGTCCGCGCCCAGTACCAGCACTTCGTGGTCGACGAGTACCAGGACGTGAGCCCCCTCCAGCAGCGCCTCCTGGAGCTGTGGCTCGGCGACCGCGACAGCCTCTGCGTCGTCGGCGACGCCAGCCAGACGATCTACTCCTTCACCGGCGCGACCCCGGACCACCTGCTGAACTTCCGCACCCGCCACCCGGGGGCGACGGTCGTCAAACTGGTCCGCGACTACCGCTCCACGCCCCAGGTCGTCCACCTGGCCAACGGCCTCCTTTCCCAGGCCCGCGGCCGCGCCGCCGACCACCGGCTGGAACTGATCTCCCAGCGCGACCCCGGAACGGAGCCGGTCTATACGGAGTACGCGGACGAACCGGCCGAAGCCGAAGGCGCGGCCCGCCGCATCCGCGCCCTGCTCGCCGACGGCGTCCCCGCCAGCGAGATCGCCGTCCTCTTCCGGACGAACTCCCAGTCGGAGATCTATGAACAGGCGCTCGCCGACGCGGGCGTGCCCTACCAGCTGCGCGGCGCCGAGCGGTTCTTCGAGCGCACCGAGGTCCGGGAAGCGGGCGCGGCCCTGCGCGGCGCCGCCCGCTTCGGCGGCAACGACGCGCTCCTGGACGACGTGGTCGACCTGCCCTCCCAGGTGCGGGCCGTGCTCTCGACCAAGGGCTGGACCTCGCAGCCCCCGGCGGGTTCCGGCGCGGCCCGTGACCGCTGGGAATCCCTGGCCGCGCTGGTGCGCCTCGCCGAGGACTTCGTGCGGGCCAAGCCGGAGGCGACGCTCGCCGACCTCGTGGCCGAGCTCGACGAGCGGGCCAACGCCCAGCACGCCCCCACCGTCGAAGGCGTCACCCTGGCCTCCCTGCACGCGGCCAAGGGACTGGAGTGGGATGCCGTGTTCCTGGTCGGTCTGGCCGAGGGCATGATGCCGATCACCTACGCCAAGACCGATGAGCAGATCGAGGAGGAGCGCCGTCTCCTCTATGTGGGAGTGACCCGCGCCCGCGTCCACCTCTCGCTCTCCTGGGCCCTGTCCCGCTCGCCGGGCGGGCGTCCGAACCGCCGCCCCAGCCGCTTCCTGGACGGTCTGCGCCCGGGCTCCGGAGCGGGCGCGGCGGGCCGGGCCGCGGGCGGCGGTCCCGGCGGTGTCGAGCGCGGCAGCGCCGGTGAGTACGGCGGCCCGGCGGTCGGCCGCCGCCAGCGCAAGAGCCGCACCCCGGCCCGCTGCCGCGTCTGCGGCCGGACTCTCACCGACGCCGGCGAGATGAAGCTCATGCGGTGCGAGGACTGCCCGTCCGACATGGACGAAGGACTCTACGAGCGGTTGCGGGAGTGGCGGTCGGACCAGGCGAGGCAGCTGGGACAACCCGCGTACTGCGTTTTCACGGACAAGACCTTGATCGCCATCGCGGAGGCCGTGCCCGACGACGAGGGCGAGCTGGCGCGGATCCCGGGCGTCGGCGTCCGCAAGTTTCACCGCTTCGGCGCCGAGGTGCTTGCCATCTGCGCAGGTCAGGAGCGTGTAAGGGGCGCCGAGGAAGAATGA
- a CDS encoding WhiB family transcriptional regulator, which translates to MQLEAHAPSVPPSQVISPPTPTEDPTLTPLTALTALDDAIENLGVPVPCRAYDPEVFFAESPADVEYAKSLCRTCPLMEACLAGAKERREPWGVWGGELFVQGVVVARKRPRGRPRKNPVVA; encoded by the coding sequence GTGCAACTCGAAGCGCACGCCCCGTCCGTACCGCCTTCACAGGTGATCTCCCCGCCCACTCCCACGGAGGACCCGACCTTGACTCCCCTCACCGCGCTCACCGCGCTCGACGACGCCATCGAGAACCTCGGCGTACCCGTCCCCTGCCGCGCCTACGACCCCGAGGTCTTCTTCGCCGAGTCCCCGGCCGACGTCGAGTACGCGAAGTCCCTCTGCCGTACCTGCCCCCTGATGGAGGCCTGCCTCGCCGGCGCCAAGGAGCGGCGTGAGCCGTGGGGCGTCTGGGGCGGCGAGCTGTTCGTCCAGGGCGTGGTCGTTGCCCGCAAGCGGCCCCGTGGCCGCCCGCGCAAGAACCCGGTCGTCGCATGA
- a CDS encoding AarF/ABC1/UbiB kinase family protein, producing MSDLPRKAVTRTAKLAALPLGFAGRATWGLGKRIGGKSAEIVGRELQQRTAEQLFKVLGELKGGAMKFGQALSVFESALPEEVAGPYRAALTKLQEAAPPMPTSTVHSVLVERLGEDWRDLFLEFEDKPAAAASIGQVHRAVWADGREVAVKVQYPGAGEALLSDLTQLSRFARLLGPLIPGMDIKPLIAELRDRVSEELDYGLEAQAQQAHASEFADDPDVVVPEVVHQGEQVLVTEWIDGTPLSEVIADGTQEQRDRAGQLLARFLFSGPARTGLLHADPHPGNFRLLPDEKGGWRLGVLDFGTVDRLPGGLPTTIGESLRMTLDGEADAVYDMLCEEGFVKKTVDLEPDAVLDYLLPIIEPMLVEEFTFTRGWMRSQAARVADPRSPAYQLGKRLNLPPSYLLIHRVTLSTIGVLCQLNATVRMRAELEEWLPGFVIEEGEAVAGA from the coding sequence ATGTCTGATCTTCCCCGGAAGGCGGTCACCCGAACCGCCAAACTGGCCGCGCTGCCACTCGGCTTCGCGGGACGCGCGACCTGGGGACTCGGGAAGCGGATCGGGGGCAAGTCGGCGGAGATCGTCGGGCGCGAGTTGCAACAGCGCACGGCGGAGCAGCTGTTCAAGGTTCTCGGCGAGCTCAAGGGCGGCGCCATGAAGTTCGGGCAGGCTCTGTCCGTCTTCGAGTCGGCGCTGCCTGAGGAGGTCGCCGGGCCCTATCGCGCGGCGCTCACGAAGTTGCAGGAGGCAGCGCCACCGATGCCGACGAGCACCGTGCACTCGGTGCTCGTGGAGCGGCTCGGTGAGGACTGGCGCGACCTGTTCCTGGAGTTCGAGGACAAGCCCGCTGCCGCCGCGTCGATCGGCCAGGTGCACCGGGCGGTCTGGGCGGACGGACGCGAAGTCGCGGTCAAGGTGCAGTATCCGGGAGCGGGCGAGGCGCTGCTGTCCGACCTGACCCAACTCAGCCGGTTTGCCCGTCTTCTGGGGCCGCTGATTCCCGGGATGGACATCAAGCCGCTCATCGCGGAGTTGCGCGACCGGGTGTCGGAAGAGCTCGACTACGGCCTGGAGGCGCAGGCGCAGCAGGCGCACGCGTCGGAGTTCGCCGACGACCCCGACGTGGTGGTGCCCGAGGTGGTGCACCAGGGCGAGCAGGTCCTGGTCACGGAGTGGATCGACGGCACCCCGCTGTCGGAGGTGATCGCCGACGGCACTCAGGAGCAGCGCGACCGGGCGGGCCAGCTGCTGGCCCGCTTCCTCTTCTCCGGCCCGGCACGCACGGGACTCCTGCACGCCGATCCGCACCCGGGCAACTTCCGTCTGCTGCCCGATGAGAAGGGTGGCTGGCGCCTCGGGGTCCTGGACTTCGGCACGGTGGACCGGCTGCCGGGTGGCCTGCCCACGACCATCGGTGAATCGCTGCGGATGACGCTGGACGGCGAGGCCGACGCGGTGTACGACATGTTGTGCGAGGAAGGCTTCGTCAAGAAGACCGTCGACCTCGAACCTGACGCGGTGCTCGACTACCTCCTGCCGATCATCGAGCCGATGCTGGTGGAAGAGTTCACGTTCACCCGCGGCTGGATGCGCAGCCAGGCGGCCCGGGTGGCCGACCCCCGCTCCCCCGCCTACCAGTTGGGCAAGCGGCTGAACCTCCCGCCGTCGTATCTCCTGATACACCGTGTGACGCTGAGCACGATCGGGGTGCTGTGCCAGCTGAACGCCACGGTGCGGATGCGGGCCGAGCTGGAGGAGTGGCTGCCCGGTTTCGTCATCGAGGAGGGCGAGGCCGTGGCTGGCGCCTGA
- a CDS encoding TOMM precursor leader peptide-binding protein, giving the protein MHPTLKPALRRGWRDLSTVQFGVAPAHAMALGPMDTATGSFLSLLDGTRGLPLLREEARRMGLPDGHVDRLLGELSRAGLLDDATGGGPAADALRKRSGAMDRLRSDLASVSLLTSEPGEAIERLAARRAMRVRVQGAGRVGAVVASVLAGAGVGRVEVLDGGQVEPWDVAPGGLPAEAIGERRDTTARRLVRQSAPDRPPRTDRAASPGPPSAGPSLWQAPTAEDRAGLSLVVIAPREGLDAYAPDPVHAEDLLAAGIPHLYAGVIEGTGVVGPLVLPGSTACAGCLFRQRADRDPTWARMLAQWRSGRSRHVPACDLALSTSVAGLVAGHALAFLDGASTAATGVRWEASVPGFDWHARPVWPHPACPCGAGADVKGDRLTTEKERHATMAG; this is encoded by the coding sequence ATGCATCCGACCTTGAAGCCCGCGCTGCGGCGCGGCTGGCGGGACCTGAGCACCGTGCAGTTCGGGGTCGCGCCCGCGCACGCCATGGCGCTCGGCCCGATGGACACCGCGACCGGCAGTTTCCTCTCCCTGTTGGACGGCACCCGGGGCTTGCCGCTCCTGCGCGAGGAGGCCCGGCGGATGGGTCTGCCGGACGGTCACGTGGACAGGCTCCTTGGCGAGCTGTCGCGGGCCGGCCTGCTCGACGACGCGACGGGCGGCGGCCCCGCGGCCGACGCCCTGCGCAAGCGGAGCGGAGCCATGGACCGGCTGCGGTCCGACCTGGCCTCGGTGTCGCTTCTCACCTCGGAGCCGGGTGAGGCGATCGAGAGGCTGGCGGCGCGCCGGGCCATGCGCGTCCGCGTCCAGGGAGCGGGGCGAGTGGGCGCCGTCGTGGCCTCGGTCCTGGCGGGGGCCGGGGTAGGGCGGGTCGAGGTGCTGGACGGCGGGCAGGTGGAGCCTTGGGACGTCGCGCCCGGCGGGCTGCCTGCGGAGGCGATCGGGGAGCGCCGGGACACGACCGCGCGCCGGCTGGTGCGGCAGTCGGCGCCGGACCGGCCCCCGCGCACGGACCGCGCCGCGTCGCCCGGGCCACCGTCAGCTGGGCCGTCGCTCTGGCAGGCCCCGACGGCCGAGGACCGGGCCGGGCTGTCGCTCGTGGTCATCGCCCCGCGTGAAGGCCTGGACGCGTACGCCCCCGACCCCGTCCACGCCGAGGACCTCCTCGCGGCCGGCATCCCTCATCTCTACGCCGGGGTGATCGAAGGTACGGGCGTGGTCGGCCCTTTGGTCCTGCCCGGCTCGACCGCCTGCGCGGGCTGCCTCTTCCGGCAGCGCGCGGACCGCGATCCCACCTGGGCCCGGATGCTGGCGCAGTGGCGATCGGGGCGTTCGCGGCACGTGCCCGCGTGCGACCTCGCCCTGTCGACCTCGGTCGCCGGGCTGGTCGCGGGGCATGCGCTCGCCTTCCTGGACGGGGCGTCCACTGCTGCCACAGGAGTCCGCTGGGAGGCGTCCGTACCGGGATTCGACTGGCACGCGCGTCCGGTTTGGCCGCATCCCGCATGCCCGTGCGGGGCGGGCGCGGACGTTAAGGGGGATCGGCTCACCACAGAGAAGGAGCGGCACGCAACAATGGCCGGGTAA
- a CDS encoding M48 family metallopeptidase translates to MPADPSSRVAGETSARRAGTPQRSTPSPPPSGAGPSAVEVRRSARRRRTVSAYREGDRTVVLIPARMSEAEEQRWVNVMLDKLAAQESKRLLGDAELCERARQLSDQYFDGRARPASVRWVTNQNTRWGSCTPSEGSIRLSHRLQGMPEYVVDYVLVHELAHLLVPGHGPRFWRLLEAYPRTERARGYLEGVVAAGRLPQLPAAREE, encoded by the coding sequence GTGCCCGCCGACCCGTCCTCTCGCGTCGCTGGGGAGACCTCAGCGCGTCGCGCCGGAACTCCACAGCGCAGCACGCCCAGTCCGCCGCCGTCCGGCGCGGGCCCCAGCGCGGTCGAGGTCAGACGCAGCGCCCGCCGGCGCAGAACGGTCTCGGCGTACCGCGAGGGCGACCGCACGGTCGTCCTCATCCCCGCCCGCATGTCCGAGGCGGAGGAGCAGCGCTGGGTCAACGTGATGCTCGACAAGCTCGCGGCGCAGGAGAGCAAGCGGCTCCTCGGTGACGCGGAGCTCTGCGAGCGGGCCAGGCAGCTCTCCGACCAGTACTTCGACGGCCGCGCGAGGCCCGCCTCCGTTCGCTGGGTCACGAACCAGAACACCCGCTGGGGATCCTGCACGCCGTCGGAGGGCAGTATCCGCCTTTCGCACCGGCTGCAGGGCATGCCCGAGTACGTCGTGGACTACGTCCTCGTCCACGAGCTCGCCCACCTCCTGGTCCCCGGGCACGGGCCGCGTTTCTGGCGCCTGCTGGAGGCCTATCCGCGTACGGAGCGGGCCAGGGGCTACCTCGAAGGTGTGGTCGCCGCCGGCCGGCTGCCGCAGCTGCCGGCCGCCCGCGAGGAGTGA